TTTTCCCAGCTGATAGGCAAATGACCAGACGGATTATCTTCGCCGAAAAGGAGGCGAGCCGCTGCGGTGCCACCCTCCTCCCCTGCATACCAAGTCTCGAAGATTCCCTGAACCTTATCTTTCCAGTTTGAAATATCGACACTGCCACCGGAGGTGATGAACACGATTGTCTTCTTTCCGAGGGCGGCAATTTGCTGGATAAGCTGCTCCTGGCCGACAGGAAGCTCGAAGGTGCGGTCTCCGCCTTCAGACTCTGATGATGCATTGAAACCCACTGCAAGAATTACCGTATCGGCGTGCGAAGCCATTTCGAGTGCATCTTTCTCTACGATCGTACTGAGAGGAGCAATGCCGACTCGCATGCCGGAGACAGAACCGAGCTGCTGGGAGAGTTGCTCCAAAACCACTTTATGCGGCGCCTGGGTGAGGTCCAAAGTTGTTTGGTTGAGGATGTATTTGGGGACTACGGAGCTGTCGAAGACGACCACGTCGTCCACTAGAAGCCGATACTTCCCATCGGTCTGGACGAAGATTGCGAACTTGCCTGCGTCGGCTGGAGTGTAATAACCGGTCCAACGGCTGCTGGTAGTGGTGCGCACGTAGGGAGATGCGCTCCTGTGAGAGGTAAGCGCATTGAGCTCCTGCTCTTCAGGTTCGCGGCGGGTGGAACCGGCGGTGAGCATCGCCGTCTCGGTGGCGGTGCCAGTGATATCTCCTTCGAGGTTCGCCTTTGCGAAGGTTGTGTGTGTTACCCCTGGGGTTGTGCCCTGCGCATCGGTTGTGAAACGTGTCAAACGTGACATCTGGTTGACGCTACGGAGGCCGCGAGCGTAGAGAACTTTTGTCTGCGGGCCAACGAAATTGCTGACGCCTACCAGGAGGTTGGTATTGGCAAAGCTGACTACCTCGCCGCTGCCGCCACCAGTAGTCACGGTCTGGGTTGCCGTGGGTCCGAGAACTGCGATCGTCTTAAGTTGAGTTTTGTTAAGAGGAAGCGCGTTGTTGTCATTCTTGAGCAGGACTGCGCCTTCAAGCGCCGCCTGCAAAGAGGCCGCACGGCCGTCGAGGTTGTAGCGAGGGATAGTGGTGTCCAACTGTGGTCTGTCGAGCCAGCCGAAGTCGACTGCCACGCGGAGGATTCGGCGCACCTTCTCATCGATCTCGGCCTGAGTGATGGTGCCATTCTTCAGTAGTGGAAGTATCTTTTCTTTGGAGAGGTAGACGCCAAAGGGCATCTCAAGATCAAGGCCGCCTTTTACGGCTGCAGCGGTATCGTAGGTTGCGACCCAATCCGACATAATGACGCCTGGAAAGTGCCATTGATCCTTTGCGACGGTGATGTTAAGACGCCCGTTTTGCGTCATGTGCTCACCATTGGTGATGTTGTAGGAGTCCATGATCGCGCCTACTCTGGCAGTCTTCACGGCGGCCTCAAAGACGGGCATGTAGATCTCACGAAGTGTCCGTTCATCGATGACCGAGTCTGAATCGTGGCGAAGATACTCGGAGTTGTTACCCAGGTAGTGCTTGACAGTCGCCGAAACTCCCTCTTGCTGGACGCCTTGTATATAGCCGACGGCGATCGCACTTGCCAGGAAAGGATCCTCGCCGAAGTATTCGAAGTTACGACCATTCATGGGCGCGCGATAAATGTTTACCCCTGGGCCAAGGAGAAAAGCCGCGCCGCGAGAGCGAGAATCGCGCCCCAGTTGCTGCCCGATGCGTAGAGCGAGCGCCCTATCCCACGAAGCCGCGAGACCAATGCCTGCGGCATACGCAATGGTGGGCGCGGGAATGTGCGCACCCACAGGACCGTCCGCCATTTGGAAGTAGGGAATGTTCAACCGCGGAATGGAGTGGGTTCTAAAAGGTGTATCGCCACCGATGAGATCGATCTTTTCGTCGAGCGTCATGTTGGCAAGGAGATCGTTGACGCGCTTGTCGACAGCTTGTGGATCGCTGCCAACGAATTGTGCAGAGCTGGAAAGACTCGTCAGAAAGAGAGCGCTGACTGCGATGGCGTGGCATGTGAAGAGCGGGCGGTTGCGCATGAACATTTCGAGGAGCTCCGGCCTGAGTGAATTGGATTCCGGTAGAAACTTTTACATTTCTAGAGGATGGAAATAACTAGTTTTATTTCCCCTGAGAAGTATATCTATAGACGCTTCACGGGAGTTCCGCTGCTGCGGACCACGCGGTAACGGTTCAGGATTGCCGTCCTGCCTCCCCTACATTCGGAGAGTATGCGAGAGATCTATCGTTGTTGTGTTAGAAGATGACCTTGAGCGCGAGTTGGATCTGACGACTAGTGGAGGCTGCGGTCACAACTCCGGCTGTAGGGCTCTGAACGACGGCTGTGGTCTGGTTGGCGACTGTGCCCTGTGTGGGCCCGCTTGTGTAAACAACCTCGTTGGGCGTCTGCAGGTTGGTGTGGTTGAGCACGTTGAAGAATTCGGCGCGAAACTGGAGACGGGTTTTCTCGGTCAGTACGGTCGACTTGAGCAGAGAAAGATCCCAGTCGGCGTACCCGGGACCGGTAAGGGTGTCTCGACCGAGGTTGCCTATGGTGCCGTATGCGGGGGGGGTGAAAGCTGCGGGTGAGAAGAATTGGCCGACGCGGGTGGCTGTGCTGCCGCGAGTATAGATGTTTCCCCGGAAGCCGGGATTGACGTTTGGGCGGACTGGGTTGCGAGTGTCGCCAGAGCCGGTAGGGTTATAACCCAGTTGCGGGCTGAAGGGAAATCCGGTTTGGAGTGTTGCGATGGTGCTGAGACTCCATCCAGATGCCGCGTGGTTGATCAACGGCGGTACAGTGGATAAGAGAAAGTGGCCACGACCAACGGGTAGCTCGTATGTCGCGTTGAAGGTAGCGAGGTGGCGAATATCAGTCGCCGCGGGGCCGTAATCCAGCGAAGGATTCCCCGGATAAGAAACAAACGCCGGAGTGTTGGCCGAGACGCTCGTATTCCAGGCAGAGCCGTCGTCGAGATTTTTGGCGAAGGTGTAGTTGGCTCGAAGTTGCAAGCCGTGTGCCAGGTTGCGGCGAAGGTCAACCTCGAGTGCGTTGTAGTTGCTGGAGCCGCCGGAGGTCCATGACGTGGTGTTGGCTACCAGAGGGTTCGCTTTGACCGTCGTAGGATAGTAGATCGTTCCGGTCGAAGTACCTGGAGGGCATCTTGAGTTCGGAGAGCAGATGATGGAACCGGGTTCGTTTTGATCCTCCGAAAGGATCTGGTGATAACCATGAGAGCCTACATAGCCAACCGTAATTGAGGTCGTTTGATCGAGCTGCTGTTCGATGCTGAGTGCGTAAGAGACAACGCCCGGAGTCGAGATATCGGCTTGGACGTTAGAGGGAGAGATGAGCCCTGGCGGACCGCTAATTGGACTTGCGATAGGAACGTTGGAATAGGAGAGAGTTGTGTTGTAAGGTGCGGCCTGATCAAGGCGATAGTCGAGGTTGTCGAGAAGAGAGTGATGAAGGCCAACGCTGGACCGAAGCGAAGTTTTGCCATCGCCGAAGACATTCCAGGCAATGCCGATGCGTGGTTCGGGGAGAATCTTCGCGCGGTTGTTCGACAGAGCGGAGGTTCCTGTCGTTGGAGTTGTATCGATGACACCGTTCTTAAACCCATACTGCGAGGCACGGCCGTGGGCTTCGTTCCAGCCATTGGTGGATTCGAAACGAATCCCGCCGCGAATCTCGAACGCTGGAGTAAGTTGCCAGGTATCTTCGAAGTAAACGGCGCTCATGAAACTCCGCCAATTTAGCGGCGTGGGATTGGGCACGACGGTGAAGGTCTTGACAGTTCCTTGCAGGAAGGTGGTGAGTGAAGCGAAGGAGGCTTGGCCGTACTGGTTCTGGGCGAGATTATCGTTCGACTGAAGCGACTGAAGCCACACTCCGGCCTCAACCTGGTGACGCGAGCGGGAATAGAAGACGTGGTCGTCGAAGGTGTAGAGGTTGCGCGCCGTAGCATTGTTCGATCCAACGTTGGCACCGGCGCCGGTGATCTGCGACGAGCCATTGGAGGCGGTCGAACCCGCGATCACAATAGCTCCGGTCGGCTTGCCCGCAAGAAAGCCCGGAGTTTCACTCTGGATTGAAGTGGGAATACTGCCGAGGAAGAAAAAGCTGGCGCGAGAGTAGCCAACGCGGGCCGTGTTTAGCAGGCGAGCGGAGAAGACGTGCTGCTCCTGGATGCTGGCAACTTGTTCGCGAAGCGATTCGTTGATGAGCGAGAAGGGGTTTTGCGTGGGTGTGTTGGCGGTGGAATCATCCGCGGTGTAGACGCCAAAGAGGAGATCGCGCGAGGTAAGGTTGGCATCGAAACGCGCGGTGCCGAAGTCCTCGCGGATGTGTTGAGTGGGACTCGAGAAGGCTTCACCGATCCCGGTCGGATTGCCTTTGGCGTCGAGGAGCTCCGGACCGTTTTGTGCAGGCCAGAGATTAAGCAGAGGTCTAACTCCGTTCGCGACACCATAGTTTTTGCGAGGTCCGGCGGGATTAGCCGGATCGGGAAGCAGGCCCTGTCGAGCTTGAGTGTCAGGGACGAGCGTGACGTTGGTGATTCCGAGGTTCTGTCTATAGCCTTCGTAGTTGCCAAAGAGAAAGAGCCGATTGGTGCGAATGGGGCCGCCAAGAGAGGCACCGTAGTTGTTGCGCTGAAAGTTCGGAATGTGAGCCTGGTCGAAATAGTTGCGTGCATCGAAGAAAGAGTTACGAAGAAACTCGTAAGCCGAGCCGTGGACGTTATTGGTGCCCGAGGCCGTTACGATGGAGATCTGTGCCCCCTGACGTTTTCCATAACTTGCCGAGTACGTGTCACTGACGACATTGAACTCGCGTACCGCATCGACGCCGAGAAGCTGGCCGCTAGTTCCGCCCGGAGTGACGTTGATCAGAGACGCGCCGGTGTATTCGACGCCGTTGAGCAGGTAGAGGTTGTCTTGCGGGCGTCGACCAGAGATCGCAAACATACTACCCACAGAGGAGTTGGAGGTTCCCACCGATCCACTGCGCTGTGCTGTGTAGTTTACTGCCGCAGGATTGAGTGTGATGAGTTGATCGTAAGATCGACCATTGAGCGGGAGGTCTTTGATTTGACGCTCGTTGACGAGTCCGGAGATCTGTTGGGTGGAAAGATTGATAGACGAGGGAACGTCCGTAACCGTGATCTGCTCTGTAACGTTACCCGGATGCACTGTGAGATCGATACGCTTGGCTTGACCTACAGTGAGAGAAATCCCTGCGCGGGTCTGCGGAGCGAAGCCCTCGCGCACGACCGATATCGCGTAAACACCAACGGGAATCGAAGGTGCAGCATATGCTCCGGCTGCGTCGGAGATGAGGTGGCGCTCACCGCCGGTCTCTTGATTGCGAATCGTGATCTGGGCGTCAGGAACGACTGCTCCGGCGGGATCTGTGACAATACCGCTGATGGTCCCACCCACAATCTGGGCGTTGGCAGCGGTTGCGAGAAGCAGTGACACGGAGAGAAAAACAGATCGATGGAACATCGAGGGTACCTCCAAGTGCTTAGAACAAGACACGCATGTAGATGGGAAGAGATTGCTTTACGAATTCTCGAAGAGGGCGGGAGACTATTGGCAACAACAGTTCGGCATTGTTTCCGGGGAGGAAACTACGATGCGGATCTGCCGGAACTTCCTTGAAATTCTTGAATACATTGAATTACCGAAAAGCCAAGGCCCGCTTTTGGCACAGGTTGCTGTGAGTTTTTTTGTTTTGGGAAACTAGTTTCGCGTAGGCGAGAGGCGCAGACCTGCTTCACAACAACGACAACCAGTAACGGCGTAGTGGAAGGTCAGAGCCATAAACCGAATAGTAGCATAGGGCTTTTAGCCGAGTCGCGCTGTCTCGCTTTGGGGTAGTGGGCAAGTTTGAATCCACAGGTTATTGCATACGTTAGGCCTCTCAAGCATCATTGATGGATGGCAAAAAGAGTGAGCACGGATATAAATCTCATCGCATCTCGGATAGTGAATGAAGCGACCGGGACAAAGCCAGAACGCCGTCACCCTGCTGCCGTCGCTTCTGGTCGCTTGGGAGGACTGAAGGGTGGCACCGCTAGAGCTAAGAAGCTTACGCCTGAGCAGAGGAGCGAAATAGCAAAAAAGGCTGCCAACAAACGATGGGGAACAGCTCAGTAAGGGCGTAAAATGGTACCCAGCGGGGGAGTTTACCTCTTAGCCCGCTGGGGTATTTACAAATAGGGGTTTTCACCCTATGGTGGTATTTCAATCGTAATGATCACACCGCAGATGCGGATGGTGATTACGAACCGATGGCGAGAACTTTTCCGGATTGACACTGGGGTTCTCTCCTTTCTGTAGGATTCGCCCGACTCTGATCAGTCGGGCGTTTCCGTCTTCCGACGAAATTCTAGGTAGCATCGCCCTCATCCTCTTGCTCTTCGGGTAAGGCGACTGCTTGTGCTTTCTTAGCGTCTCCAGCTGCCTTGTCAGACCTCTTGATCATGGCGCTGTCATACCAGCTCAACAGCCCGAACGCGCCATTAGGAAGACGGTGGAACATAGACGTGTTTTTGGAGAGCGAGATGGAAAGCATTCGAAGGTAATCTTTCTCCTTCCAATTCGTACTCTTGAAGTCGAATGCTCCTTTTTTCAGCGCTGTGAGAATTTCGTCCGGCGTTCGCGCGTCGCGTTGACTGCTCATCTCTAGGTATTCCCGTGCTGCCGTAGCCAAGGGCTTACCGTAAAACTGTGAAGAACGGATTGTGGACGAATGAACACTATTGGACTCGTCGGCGTAGAGGGCTTCCTGTCCCATACGTCGCAGCAAACCGTTGATCATTCGCTTCGTGTCGTCAACCTCAGCAAGCTGCTTTTGCAGTTCCTCCTGCAAGGCTTCGACTGCGGCGCTCAGTTTGTCGCTCATTTCAATCTCCTTGTTACTCTCTAAGTCTTGCATTAAAAAGCTGAAGTCGCCATGTTAATCGAAAAATACCCGTGCAAATACTCACGCCATAAGTTACACATGGGGTAGTCGTCGGGGACGTTCCGTGATACTTGGAAAAACATGCTGATAAAAGGTTTGTTTTTAATAGTTTGTGTTGACGCATGTGTTAATTAGATATCCACGCCATTATCCTATGTAATGTTTCTGTCTTGACAATGCGAATTCGCTCAAGCATAATTATGAGTATGAACCGCTTGAACATTGCCGACAGAACTCGCGTTGTAGCCGCTCTAGTGGAGGGGAATAGCATCCGCGCAACCTGCCGCATGACTGGCGTTTCCAAGCCTACAGTCCTCAAGTTGTTGGCCGATCTGGGCAAGGCCTGCGCAACCTACCACGACGAGCATGTCCGACAGGTTCCGTCTAAGCGAGTGCAGTGTGATGAGATCTGGAGTTTTGTCGGGGCGAAGCAGAAGAACGTCACTGAGGGGCAGATGGAAACTGGGTGCGGAGACGTGTGGACTTGGACTGCGCTGGATGCTGATTCAAAGCTCATGGTTTCATGGCTCGTCGGACAGCGCGGGGCGGCATGGGCAAAGGCTTTTATGGAGGATGTAGCATCGCGAGTCGCTACCCGTATTCAAATCACCACGGACGGTCACAAGGTATACGGTGAAGCGGTCGAAGGTGCATTCGGTATGGATTGCGACTACGCGATGCTGATAAAGCTGTACGGTCAATCCTCATTCGATACGCGCTACAGCCCCGGTGAGTGCATCGGAACACAGACAGCAGTAATGAGTGGCAATCCCGACCCCCGCCACATCAGCACGTCCTTTGTGGAGCGTCAGAACCTCACGATGCGGATGTCCATGCGACGTTTTACCCGCCTCACCAATGCATTCTCAAAGAAGATCGAGAATCACGAAGCCGCAATTGCGCTTCACTTCATGCACTACAACTTCTGCCGCGTTCACTCGACTCTCCGCGTTACACCCGCGATGGAGGCGGGGCTGTCGGATCATGTGTGGTCGATCGAAGAGCTTGTGAAATTGCTAGAACCGAAATCTATTCTGGACGGTCTGACGCAGGTGGCATAACCTGTGGATTCAAACTTGCCCACTACCCGCTTTGGACGAGAACCACCCTACGGCCTCCCGTCTCAAGTCAGATAACCGAAAGCAACTTTGTTTTATCAACTTAGGGCCGCGACCTTCGTCGGACGATTTGAACCAACCGACCAAGATTTGCCTCGGTCTCCGTCCTTTGCTACTCTGGTGTGAGAAATGTGCATATCATGCCAGCTCCGTTGTTGTTGTCCTTTCAACGTCGAGCAGGCGTGTCGACTCATGCTCTAATCTTCCACTCTTAAAAACTGTTTTTTCAAAACTCTCCCGAGCTTCTTGCTTTGGGTAAGTTGCATTCGAAACTCCCTCTGGAGTCATTCATGGCATTGGCCGCACCTGCACTGACGCATCTACAGCTCCTCGAAGCCGAGAGCATTCATATCCTCCGCGAAGTTGCATCCGAGTTTGAACGCCCCGTCATGCTCTACTCCATCGGGAAAGACTCCTCTGTGATGCTGCGACTTGCACAAAAGGCCTTTTTTCCTGCTCCGATCCCGTTTCCTCTCCTCCATGTCGATACGGGCTTCAAATTCCGCGAGATGATCGAGTTCCGCGATCGCATGGTAGCCGAAGTTGGAGCTGAACTTCTTGTCTGGCGTAACGAGCCCGCCATTGCTTCAGGCACGAATCCGATCGCGCTCGACACCAAACGGTGCTGTGGCCTTCTCAAAACACAGGCACTGCTCGACGGCCTTAATCATTACGGCTTTGATGCTGCGTTTGGTGGTGCTCGTCGCGACGAGGAGAAGTCTCGCGCCAAGGAACGCATCTACTCTTTTCGCGACAAAGCTGGTCAATGGGATCCGAAGGGCCAACGCCCTGAACTTTGGAACCTCTACAACTCGCGAATCCATCCGGGCGAGTCCATCCGCGTCTTTCCGCTCTCGAACTGGACCGAGATGGACATCTGGCAGTACATCCTGCAGGAAGACATCCCCATCGTCGATCTTTACTTCGCCAGAGAACGGCCGATGTATGTCCGGGAAGGTGCGCTTCTTCCGGTTGAACAGAGCTTTATTGCCCGGCCTGGAGAGCGGCCGCAGATGGTGCTCTCCAGGCTTCGTTCGCTCGGCTGCAGTCCGTGCACTGGAGCCATTCGCTCGGATGCCGATACGCTACCCAAGATTATCGAAGAACTGCTTTCCTTCCGTTCTTCGGAGCGGGCGAATCGTGTCATCGACCATGACCAAGAAGGGTCGATGGAACTTAAGAAGCGTGAGGGTTACTTCTAAATGCCTCCCAGTGAATCGGTTTTGAAGCTGGATGTCGAGACGCAGTTCGAACAAGTATCAGGGTTTTCTCTTTCCAGTTTTCTCGCGAATGAGCATGCCCGCGATCTGCTTCGCTTCGCCACCGCCGGTTCGGTCGACGATGGGAAGTCGACCCTCATCGGCCGATTACTCTACGACACGCAGAGTGTCTACGAAGACCAGGTCCGTTCGATCAGGGGCAAAGGCTCCACGGGCCTGGACAGCGTCGATCTTGCTCTCCTGACAGACGGGCTCCGTGCCGAGCGCGAGCAGGGTATAACCATCGACGTCGCCTATCGTTATTTTTCCACCGCGAACCGCAAGTTCATCATCGCCGACACACCAGGCCACGAGCAGTACACCCGCAATATGGCTACCGGCGCCTCAACTGCTTCGCTTGCCATCGTTCTTGTCGATGCGCGAAAGGGCGTGCTCACCCAGTCTCGCCGTCACGCCTGCATAACCGCGCTGCTTGGCGTTCCACACATCCTCGTTGCCGTCAATAAGATGGATCTCGTCAACTACGAGAAACAAGCGTTCGACGCAATTCGGGCTGACTTCACCGCATTTTTTGAAGAACTAGGGGATATGCGGCCGCCGCATCTCTATTTCGTTCCAGTCAGCGCGCTGGTCGGCGACAATGTCGTCCGCGCAACCGCTACCATGCCCTGGTACCAAGGGCCCTCGCTGCTCGAAGTACTTGAATCGGTCCCCGCAGCGGAGGCCGGAGTCGCCCACCCTTTTCGTTTCCCGGTGCAGCGTGTCCTTCGCCCCAACCAGGATTTTCGTGGATTTTCCGGACAGATCGCAGCGGGAACAATCCGCCCCGGGGATCCCATCATGGTGCTCCCATCGCGCCGAATCAGCCGCGTGCGGAGCATCGTTACCTTCGATGGTGATCTTGTGCAGGCCCAAGCACCTCAATCTGTAACTCTTACTATTACAGATGAACTGGACGTTAGTAGAGGCGACTTAATCGTCGCTCCCGAATTTCCGGCGATCACGACGAAGAGCTTCACCGCTTCCCTCGTCTGGATGGACGAGAAGCCTCTCGACCTTGCACGCCGCTACTTACTGAAGCACACCAGCAAGACCGTTCAGGTCCAGATCACTGATATTCGATACCGCCTTGACGTAGAAACCCTGGAACAAGACGCCGCCGAAACGCTTAAGTTTAACGATATTGGTCTAGTAGAGGTTCAATCCGTACTACCGCTCTTTGTTGACAACTACTCCACAAACCGTATCACCGGAAGCTTCGTTCTGATCGATCCAGTCACTAATCTGACCGTCGCTGCAGGAATGATCCGCTCTATCGGCGTTGAAACGAGCGTCAAAACGACAAATGTGGTAACAGAGACTGACCGACGAGAGCGTTGGGGCCACTCTGGAGCGCACATTCATCTCCGCAGCCCTATTGATTTTGCCGATGCGGTGGAACGAACCCTTTTCCTTCGCGGTGTTTTCATCGTTCGCCCCGAGTTCCCCTCTGACGAATCTATCGCAGTGCTTATCACTGGAGGAGCCCTCGTCTTGACTCACGCTGCGTCCGAGGACAGGACAGTTCGTTTCGGCGAAAGGCAGGCTGTCGTATCTGACATTGATGACCTCCTTCGTTTCCTCGATGCCTACGCCATCACAACGGGAGAAAAATAGACGATGACCATCCTTCACAATTTAGCGCCCTCTCCTGAAATTTCTCACAAGACAGTGGATCTGCCTGTAGTCCTATCCCCCACGCTTGATGCCAAACTATCGAACGTCCGAGAACTCCTCGCCCGGGAGTTGCCAGAAACACCTACCGAGAATGATGCCTGTCTTTCGTGCAGCTTTCAGGCCGAAGATGTTCTCCTACTTCATCTCGTTCGCGAACTGCGGCCTGATATTCCGGTGCTCTTCCTGGATACGGGTTATCACTTTCCGGAGACCTACATCTACCGGGACCGGATTGCAACCGACTGGAAACTGAACCTTACTAATCTTCTTCCAGTCCATACGGTGATAGAGCAAGAGCTTGAGCTTGGCCTGCTTTACCAGACCGCACCAGACCGCTGTTGCGCCTTACGCAAGGTCGAGCCGCTTTTCTCTGCGGTTGGAAACTATAAGACTTGGCTTACCGGTCTACGCCGAGAGCAGGCGCGTAGCCGTACTGCGCTTGAAGAGATCGCAGATTTCACGCTGCCAAGCGGCGTCACAGTTCGCAAACTCAGCCCCTTCGCCGACTGGACAACGCGGGACATCTGGCAGGCATGCGCTTTCTACGGTATTCCGCTCTTGCCACTCTATGACGCCGGCTACACCAGCATCGGCTGCAAGCCTTGCACCTCGATACCTACAGATCCTAACGACCCACGCTCTGGTCGCTGGGCTGGCCGCAAGGTCGAGTGCGGCATTCACATTCAGGCTGCTCCAAACCGGTGATCCGCGGCGAAACGGTCGCCGAAAGGAAGACTTATGGAATACGCCATCGGATTTATTATCGCAGTTTTCATCGCATTGACCGGTGTCGGCGCTGGCACGATCACGACGCCGCTGCTCATCTTGTTTCTTGGAGTTCCTGCACCGATGGCTGTAGCCACGGGGCTCATGTTCTCTGCCGCCGTCAAACTTGTCCTGGTACCATCGCAGATCGCTCGCAAACAGGTCTCATGGCGTGTCCTTAGTCTTATGTTGATCGGTGGGTTGCCAGGGGTTCTTATTGGCTCGCTCGTTCTCCGCCACCTCGATGTCCACGGCCCGCAACTTCTGCTGAATGGCCTTCTCGGCGGCGTATTGGTTCTAACAGCACTCTGGCAGATATTTTTCTCGTTTCGACCGACACGAACCGAAGCGCCACCAAGGGATCGCAGCCGCCTGCTACCTTTTCTGATGGTACCCCTTGGAGTTGAGGTGGGGTTTTCTTCCGCAGGAGCCGGAGCGTTGGGTACTGCGGCGC
This Tunturibacter gelidoferens DNA region includes the following protein-coding sequences:
- a CDS encoding sulfite exporter TauE/SafE family protein — its product is MEYAIGFIIAVFIALTGVGAGTITTPLLILFLGVPAPMAVATGLMFSAAVKLVLVPSQIARKQVSWRVLSLMLIGGLPGVLIGSLVLRHLDVHGPQLLLNGLLGGVLVLTALWQIFFSFRPTRTEAPPRDRSRLLPFLMVPLGVEVGFSSAGAGALGTAALLSLTSLSPAQVVGTDIVFGFLLSLVGSGAHGFFHGTNSSLLRHLILGGLAGVALGTVTVRWIPKRPLRFALWVWLLIVGSQFIYTNAFAASHR